From Gopherus flavomarginatus isolate rGopFla2 chromosome 16, rGopFla2.mat.asm, whole genome shotgun sequence, a single genomic window includes:
- the RACGAP1 gene encoding rac GTPase-activating protein 1 isoform X1: MSVRKMETAMLNLRNLFDQLMRQSEFLNEGNEYQFIQLAKNFEEFRKKWQKADHELARYKDLLMKTETERSALDVKLKHARNQVDVEIKRRQRAEADCEKLERQIQLIRELLMCDASGSIHLSEEQKSALAFLNRPQLSTGGSGNRRLSTIDESGSILSDISFDKTDESLDWDSSLVKAVRLKKREKRRSSRQFIEGPPGPLKKTRSIGSTVDQGNESIVAKTTLMVPNDGGPIEAISTIQTIPYHLRSRRKTASLQPWNSDSSLGSRQLESRSETDGSNTPQSNGGMRLHEFVSKTVIKPESCVPCGKRIKFGKLSLKCRDCRVVTHPECRDRCPLPCIPTLTGTPVRIGEGTLVDFVPMTPPMIPSIVVHCVNEIEQRGLRETGLYRISGCDRTVKELKEKFLRGKTVPLLSKVDDIHAICGLLKDFLRNLKEPILTFRLNKTFMEAAEILDEDNSVAAMYQAVGELPQANRDTLAFLMIHLQRVAQSPDTKMDITNLSKVFGPTLVAHAVPDPDPMTLLQDTKRQPKVVERLLSLPVEYWSQFMMVEQENIDPAHIIENSNAYSTPRTPDVKVSMLGPLTTPEQQLTKTPSSSSLSQKVRSTLSKTTPKFGSKSKSATSLGRQGYFFASPMLK; encoded by the exons ATGTCTGTCAG GAAGATGGAGACTGCAATGCTGAACTTACGGAATCTGTTTGACCAGCTCATGCGCCAGTCAGAATTTCTAAATGAAGGAAATGAATACC AGTTTATCCAGTTGGCAAAGAACTTTGAAGAGTTCCGAAAGAAGTGGCAGAAGGCAGATCATGAGCTGGCCAGGTACAAGGATCTTCTGATGAAAACAGAAACTGAGCGTAGTGCACTAGATGTGAAGCTGAAACATGCTCGCAATCAGGTAGATGTGGAGATCAAGCGAAGACAGCGAGCTGAAGCAGACTGTGAGAAGCTG GAGCGGCAGATCCAACTGATTCGAGAGCTGCTGATGTGTGATGCATCGGGCAGTATTCACCTAAGTGAAGAACAGAAATCTGCCCTGGCCTTCCTTAACAGGCCTCAACTTTCTACTGGGGGTTCTGGGAACAGAAG ACTTTCAACAATAGATGAATCTGGCTCAATTCTATCAGACATCAGCTTTGACAAGACTGACGAGTCATTG GATTGGGATTCCTCTTTAGTGAAGGCTGTCAGactgaagaaaagagagaaacgG cGTTCTTCCAGACAGTTCATAGAAGGCCCCCcaggtcctttaaaaaaaacccgaTCAATTGGTTCCACAGTGGACCAG GGAAACGAGTCTATAGTTGCAAAAACGACACTTATGGTCCCTAATGATGGCGGCCCAATTGAAGCTATCTCCACTATTCAGACTATACCTTATCATCTCAGAAGCCGGAGGAAGACAG cCAGTTTACAACCCTGGAATAGTGACTCAAGCTTGGGCAGTAGGCAGCTGGAATCCAGATCTGAAACTGATGGATCTAACACTCCTCAGAGCAATGGGGGGATGAGGCTGCACGAATTTGTATCAAAGACG GTTATCAAACCAGAGTCATGCGTTCCATGTGGAAAGCGGATAAAGTTTGGGAAACTGTCCCTGAAGTGCAGGGACTGCCGTGTGGTGACTCACCCAGAATGTCGGGACCGCTGTCCCCTTCCCTGCATCCCAACATTAACAGGCACTCCTGTCAGAATTGGAGAG GGGACACTGGTGGACTTTGTGCCCATGACTCCGCCAATGATTCCTTCCATTGTAGTGCATTGTGTGAATGAAATTGAGCAACGAGGGCTACGTGAG ACAGGCCTATACCGAATTTCTGGCTGTGACCGGACAGTAAAAGAGCTGAAGGAGAAGTTCCTTCGAGGGAAGACTGTGCCCCTGCTCAGCAAAGTGGATGATATCCATGCCATCTGTGGCCTTCTTAAAGACTTCCTGCGCAACCTAAAGGAACCCATTCTCACATTCCGGCTAAACAAGACTTTTATGGAGGCAGCAG aaattcTGGATGAAGACAACAGTGTGGCTGCCATGTACCAGGCTGTTGGTGAACTCCCTCAGGCTAACAGAGATACACTCGCTTTCCTCATGATTCACCTTCAGAG AGTGGCTCAGAGCCCAGACACTAAAATGGACATCACCAACCTTTCCAAAGTCTTCGGACCGACACTAGTTGCCCATGCTGTGCCAGATCCTGACCCCATGACACTCTTGCAGGACACTAAACGACAACCCAAG GTGGTAGAGCGGCTGCTGTCACTGCCAGTGGAATACTGGAGCCAGTTCATGATGGTGGAGCAAGAAAACATTGACCCAGCGCATATAATTGAAAACTCCAATGCCTATTCCACTCCCCGAACACCAGATGTTAAAG TGAGCATGCTGGGTCCTCTCACTACTCCAGAACAGCAACTGACAAAGACTCCTTCATCTAGCTCCCTGTCCCAGAAGGTCCGATCTACGCTCAGCAAGACTACCCCGAA ATTTGGGAGCAAAAGCAAGTCTGCAACCAGCCTTGGACGCCAGGGATACTTCTTTGCCTCTCCTATGCTGAAGTAA
- the RACGAP1 gene encoding rac GTPase-activating protein 1 isoform X2, with protein sequence METAMLNLRNLFDQLMRQSEFLNEGNEYQFIQLAKNFEEFRKKWQKADHELARYKDLLMKTETERSALDVKLKHARNQVDVEIKRRQRAEADCEKLERQIQLIRELLMCDASGSIHLSEEQKSALAFLNRPQLSTGGSGNRRLSTIDESGSILSDISFDKTDESLDWDSSLVKAVRLKKREKRRSSRQFIEGPPGPLKKTRSIGSTVDQGNESIVAKTTLMVPNDGGPIEAISTIQTIPYHLRSRRKTASLQPWNSDSSLGSRQLESRSETDGSNTPQSNGGMRLHEFVSKTVIKPESCVPCGKRIKFGKLSLKCRDCRVVTHPECRDRCPLPCIPTLTGTPVRIGEGTLVDFVPMTPPMIPSIVVHCVNEIEQRGLRETGLYRISGCDRTVKELKEKFLRGKTVPLLSKVDDIHAICGLLKDFLRNLKEPILTFRLNKTFMEAAEILDEDNSVAAMYQAVGELPQANRDTLAFLMIHLQRVAQSPDTKMDITNLSKVFGPTLVAHAVPDPDPMTLLQDTKRQPKVVERLLSLPVEYWSQFMMVEQENIDPAHIIENSNAYSTPRTPDVKVSMLGPLTTPEQQLTKTPSSSSLSQKVRSTLSKTTPKFGSKSKSATSLGRQGYFFASPMLK encoded by the exons ATGGAGACTGCAATGCTGAACTTACGGAATCTGTTTGACCAGCTCATGCGCCAGTCAGAATTTCTAAATGAAGGAAATGAATACC AGTTTATCCAGTTGGCAAAGAACTTTGAAGAGTTCCGAAAGAAGTGGCAGAAGGCAGATCATGAGCTGGCCAGGTACAAGGATCTTCTGATGAAAACAGAAACTGAGCGTAGTGCACTAGATGTGAAGCTGAAACATGCTCGCAATCAGGTAGATGTGGAGATCAAGCGAAGACAGCGAGCTGAAGCAGACTGTGAGAAGCTG GAGCGGCAGATCCAACTGATTCGAGAGCTGCTGATGTGTGATGCATCGGGCAGTATTCACCTAAGTGAAGAACAGAAATCTGCCCTGGCCTTCCTTAACAGGCCTCAACTTTCTACTGGGGGTTCTGGGAACAGAAG ACTTTCAACAATAGATGAATCTGGCTCAATTCTATCAGACATCAGCTTTGACAAGACTGACGAGTCATTG GATTGGGATTCCTCTTTAGTGAAGGCTGTCAGactgaagaaaagagagaaacgG cGTTCTTCCAGACAGTTCATAGAAGGCCCCCcaggtcctttaaaaaaaacccgaTCAATTGGTTCCACAGTGGACCAG GGAAACGAGTCTATAGTTGCAAAAACGACACTTATGGTCCCTAATGATGGCGGCCCAATTGAAGCTATCTCCACTATTCAGACTATACCTTATCATCTCAGAAGCCGGAGGAAGACAG cCAGTTTACAACCCTGGAATAGTGACTCAAGCTTGGGCAGTAGGCAGCTGGAATCCAGATCTGAAACTGATGGATCTAACACTCCTCAGAGCAATGGGGGGATGAGGCTGCACGAATTTGTATCAAAGACG GTTATCAAACCAGAGTCATGCGTTCCATGTGGAAAGCGGATAAAGTTTGGGAAACTGTCCCTGAAGTGCAGGGACTGCCGTGTGGTGACTCACCCAGAATGTCGGGACCGCTGTCCCCTTCCCTGCATCCCAACATTAACAGGCACTCCTGTCAGAATTGGAGAG GGGACACTGGTGGACTTTGTGCCCATGACTCCGCCAATGATTCCTTCCATTGTAGTGCATTGTGTGAATGAAATTGAGCAACGAGGGCTACGTGAG ACAGGCCTATACCGAATTTCTGGCTGTGACCGGACAGTAAAAGAGCTGAAGGAGAAGTTCCTTCGAGGGAAGACTGTGCCCCTGCTCAGCAAAGTGGATGATATCCATGCCATCTGTGGCCTTCTTAAAGACTTCCTGCGCAACCTAAAGGAACCCATTCTCACATTCCGGCTAAACAAGACTTTTATGGAGGCAGCAG aaattcTGGATGAAGACAACAGTGTGGCTGCCATGTACCAGGCTGTTGGTGAACTCCCTCAGGCTAACAGAGATACACTCGCTTTCCTCATGATTCACCTTCAGAG AGTGGCTCAGAGCCCAGACACTAAAATGGACATCACCAACCTTTCCAAAGTCTTCGGACCGACACTAGTTGCCCATGCTGTGCCAGATCCTGACCCCATGACACTCTTGCAGGACACTAAACGACAACCCAAG GTGGTAGAGCGGCTGCTGTCACTGCCAGTGGAATACTGGAGCCAGTTCATGATGGTGGAGCAAGAAAACATTGACCCAGCGCATATAATTGAAAACTCCAATGCCTATTCCACTCCCCGAACACCAGATGTTAAAG TGAGCATGCTGGGTCCTCTCACTACTCCAGAACAGCAACTGACAAAGACTCCTTCATCTAGCTCCCTGTCCCAGAAGGTCCGATCTACGCTCAGCAAGACTACCCCGAA ATTTGGGAGCAAAAGCAAGTCTGCAACCAGCCTTGGACGCCAGGGATACTTCTTTGCCTCTCCTATGCTGAAGTAA
- the RACGAP1 gene encoding rac GTPase-activating protein 1 isoform X3, which translates to MKTETERSALDVKLKHARNQVDVEIKRRQRAEADCEKLERQIQLIRELLMCDASGSIHLSEEQKSALAFLNRPQLSTGGSGNRRLSTIDESGSILSDISFDKTDESLDWDSSLVKAVRLKKREKRRSSRQFIEGPPGPLKKTRSIGSTVDQGNESIVAKTTLMVPNDGGPIEAISTIQTIPYHLRSRRKTASLQPWNSDSSLGSRQLESRSETDGSNTPQSNGGMRLHEFVSKTVIKPESCVPCGKRIKFGKLSLKCRDCRVVTHPECRDRCPLPCIPTLTGTPVRIGEGTLVDFVPMTPPMIPSIVVHCVNEIEQRGLRETGLYRISGCDRTVKELKEKFLRGKTVPLLSKVDDIHAICGLLKDFLRNLKEPILTFRLNKTFMEAAEILDEDNSVAAMYQAVGELPQANRDTLAFLMIHLQRVAQSPDTKMDITNLSKVFGPTLVAHAVPDPDPMTLLQDTKRQPKVVERLLSLPVEYWSQFMMVEQENIDPAHIIENSNAYSTPRTPDVKVSMLGPLTTPEQQLTKTPSSSSLSQKVRSTLSKTTPKFGSKSKSATSLGRQGYFFASPMLK; encoded by the exons ATGAAAACAGAAACTGAGCGTAGTGCACTAGATGTGAAGCTGAAACATGCTCGCAATCAGGTAGATGTGGAGATCAAGCGAAGACAGCGAGCTGAAGCAGACTGTGAGAAGCTG GAGCGGCAGATCCAACTGATTCGAGAGCTGCTGATGTGTGATGCATCGGGCAGTATTCACCTAAGTGAAGAACAGAAATCTGCCCTGGCCTTCCTTAACAGGCCTCAACTTTCTACTGGGGGTTCTGGGAACAGAAG ACTTTCAACAATAGATGAATCTGGCTCAATTCTATCAGACATCAGCTTTGACAAGACTGACGAGTCATTG GATTGGGATTCCTCTTTAGTGAAGGCTGTCAGactgaagaaaagagagaaacgG cGTTCTTCCAGACAGTTCATAGAAGGCCCCCcaggtcctttaaaaaaaacccgaTCAATTGGTTCCACAGTGGACCAG GGAAACGAGTCTATAGTTGCAAAAACGACACTTATGGTCCCTAATGATGGCGGCCCAATTGAAGCTATCTCCACTATTCAGACTATACCTTATCATCTCAGAAGCCGGAGGAAGACAG cCAGTTTACAACCCTGGAATAGTGACTCAAGCTTGGGCAGTAGGCAGCTGGAATCCAGATCTGAAACTGATGGATCTAACACTCCTCAGAGCAATGGGGGGATGAGGCTGCACGAATTTGTATCAAAGACG GTTATCAAACCAGAGTCATGCGTTCCATGTGGAAAGCGGATAAAGTTTGGGAAACTGTCCCTGAAGTGCAGGGACTGCCGTGTGGTGACTCACCCAGAATGTCGGGACCGCTGTCCCCTTCCCTGCATCCCAACATTAACAGGCACTCCTGTCAGAATTGGAGAG GGGACACTGGTGGACTTTGTGCCCATGACTCCGCCAATGATTCCTTCCATTGTAGTGCATTGTGTGAATGAAATTGAGCAACGAGGGCTACGTGAG ACAGGCCTATACCGAATTTCTGGCTGTGACCGGACAGTAAAAGAGCTGAAGGAGAAGTTCCTTCGAGGGAAGACTGTGCCCCTGCTCAGCAAAGTGGATGATATCCATGCCATCTGTGGCCTTCTTAAAGACTTCCTGCGCAACCTAAAGGAACCCATTCTCACATTCCGGCTAAACAAGACTTTTATGGAGGCAGCAG aaattcTGGATGAAGACAACAGTGTGGCTGCCATGTACCAGGCTGTTGGTGAACTCCCTCAGGCTAACAGAGATACACTCGCTTTCCTCATGATTCACCTTCAGAG AGTGGCTCAGAGCCCAGACACTAAAATGGACATCACCAACCTTTCCAAAGTCTTCGGACCGACACTAGTTGCCCATGCTGTGCCAGATCCTGACCCCATGACACTCTTGCAGGACACTAAACGACAACCCAAG GTGGTAGAGCGGCTGCTGTCACTGCCAGTGGAATACTGGAGCCAGTTCATGATGGTGGAGCAAGAAAACATTGACCCAGCGCATATAATTGAAAACTCCAATGCCTATTCCACTCCCCGAACACCAGATGTTAAAG TGAGCATGCTGGGTCCTCTCACTACTCCAGAACAGCAACTGACAAAGACTCCTTCATCTAGCTCCCTGTCCCAGAAGGTCCGATCTACGCTCAGCAAGACTACCCCGAA ATTTGGGAGCAAAAGCAAGTCTGCAACCAGCCTTGGACGCCAGGGATACTTCTTTGCCTCTCCTATGCTGAAGTAA